From a region of the Vallicoccus soli genome:
- a CDS encoding fibronectin type III domain-containing protein, translating to MEHAGGVGRGRRGGALVRGALVRAVAVALALGAVAAGAPPWPGPQRELRVQPVSVTDPAPPTDVVVTPADRALAVAWTAPKENFLSGYRVYVDGVLRASPTSPGVTLTGLVNGTPYVVTVTSVTTRLLVEHEGTQASAPVTGVPRDAVPPAAPAVTATRGDGRVSLVWPAAPEYDVDAYEVLRDGAAVSGLLGRATTSWTDTAVVNDRTYRYAVRARDTSGNWSPLTGPGVAATPTDLTAPSAPADLVAQRG from the coding sequence GTGGAGCACGCGGGCGGGGTCGGTCGGGGTCGTCGGGGCGGGGCGCTGGTGCGGGGCGCCCTCGTCCGGGCGGTGGCGGTGGCGCTGGCGCTCGGCGCGGTCGCGGCGGGGGCCCCGCCCTGGCCCGGCCCGCAGCGGGAGCTGCGCGTGCAGCCGGTCAGCGTGACCGACCCCGCCCCGCCCACCGACGTCGTGGTGACCCCCGCCGACCGGGCGCTGGCCGTCGCGTGGACCGCGCCCAAGGAGAACTTCCTCAGCGGCTACCGGGTCTACGTCGACGGCGTGCTCCGGGCCAGCCCCACCAGCCCCGGGGTCACGCTGACCGGGCTCGTCAACGGCACGCCCTACGTCGTCACCGTCACCTCGGTGACCACCCGCCTGCTCGTCGAGCACGAGGGCACGCAGGCGAGCGCCCCGGTCACGGGCGTCCCGCGGGACGCCGTGCCGCCGGCGGCACCGGCCGTGACGGCCACCCGCGGCGACGGCAGGGTCTCCCTGGTCTGGCCGGCCGCCCCCGAGTACGACGTGGACGCCTACGAGGTGCTGCGCGACGGTGCCGCGGTGAGCGGCCTGCTGGGCCGCGCCACGACGTCCTGGACCGACACCGCGGTGGTCAACGACCGGACGTACCGCTACGCGGTGCGGGCCCGCGACACCTCCGGCAACTGGTCCCCGCTGACCGGTCCCGGGGTCGCGGCGACGCCGACGGACCTGACGGCGCCGTCGGCGCCGGCGGACCTGGTGGCGCAGCGGGGCGA